GGGTGAACGGTTGTTATCAATTCGGAGCTTGTTCCCGCGGTTTTGCCCAGCAGGTAGAGTTTGGTGCCGAATCGGAATTTGTTTTCATTCTCATTTTCAAGGATGCCGATGCCCACCAGTGTGTGAAGGATGTTGAAAACCGTGCTTTTATGGTAGCCCAAGGCCTTGGAGATATCAGTGATTCCCAAAGGATTTTTCGATTTTGCGAAAAGGTCCAGCATGCTGAAGCATTTTTCTATGGCGGGGACCGGTTTAAATCCTTTTCCCATACCTTTACGTTCAAGTCCTTAAGAGGTGTTTTGTATAGAGAACAAACGTTTTTATGGTAAAACAAACGGAGAAGGGTGTCAAGGGGGTAAAAACTTTGGCAAGGTTTTTTAGGGGTGATGGGTAATATGTAAAATTTTTCCGCTCATACGCCGGGGCTTCTTTATTTCGTGATCGAGGACTTCCACCCCTTTTTTCGGTGAGAGGGATGCAACCAGGCTGTCGAATGTCGGACGCCCGGGGTCTGCAATGAGTATCCGGCCGACCGAAGCCCGCCGGGCCCGCTGAATAAGCCGGCGCAGCGGATCGATCAAATCATCCCAGAAGCAGATATCCGAGCCGATGATCAAGTCGACATCCCGGAGGCGACTGCTGCTGATCTGATCGAACCCTTTATTCAGAAACGCCACTTTGACTTTGTTGATCCTGGCGTGAAGATCCAAAA
This portion of the Desulfobacterales bacterium genome encodes:
- a CDS encoding class I SAM-dependent methyltransferase; protein product: MTAVNNKTEIKAYGLRLLLSRHPEIAKLKRKHAPSVHGNKSWSTSWVLIDHIRKTRLIPGAKILEIGCGWGMTGIFCAKKFDAAVTAADIDPDIHPFLDLHARINKVKVAFLNKGFDQISSSRLRDVDLIIGSDICFWDDLIDPLRRLIQRARRASVGRILIADPGRPTFDSLVASLSPKKGVEVLDHEIKKPRRMSGKILHITHHP